Proteins encoded in a region of the Verrucomicrobiota bacterium genome:
- a CDS encoding 50S ribosomal protein L22: MEVQAITRNVRMSAQKMREVVRQIQGLPAQQAVAVLAVVPRKSARLVSKTLKSALANAEDLKTHKTEYNSLDTANLVVKEALAQTATTMKRFIPKARGSAGPILKRNCHIKIVLSDD; the protein is encoded by the coding sequence ATGGAAGTTCAAGCCATCACCCGGAATGTCCGGATGTCCGCGCAAAAGATGCGCGAGGTCGTTCGCCAGATTCAAGGCCTGCCCGCCCAGCAAGCGGTCGCCGTTCTGGCCGTCGTTCCCAGGAAATCCGCGCGGCTCGTGTCCAAAACGCTGAAATCCGCACTGGCCAATGCGGAGGACTTGAAAACTCACAAGACGGAGTACAACAGCCTGGACACGGCGAATCTGGTTGTGAAGGAAGCGCTGGCTCAGACGGCCACAACCATGAAGCGGTTTATCCCCAAGGCGCGAGGCTCGGCCGGGCCGATCCTGAAGCGGAACTGCCACATCAAGATCGTTCTCTCGGATGACTAA
- the rpsC gene encoding 30S ribosomal protein S3 produces the protein MGQKTNPVGLRVAVNKDWRSKWFAEKRDFGKLLSEDRKIRDILKKKLESASVPKIQIERAATRCRITIFTARPGVVIGRKGAEIDKLKEELSRMTGKEVYVDIQEIKTPELDAQLVAENIALQLERRISFRRAMKKAVQTAMDFGAVGIKVRCAGRLGGAELARVESYHEGSVPLHTLRANIEYGFAEAHTLYGKLGIKCWICKGETKPEKALPAAASV, from the coding sequence ATGGGACAAAAGACAAATCCGGTCGGCCTGCGCGTTGCCGTCAACAAAGATTGGCGCTCCAAGTGGTTCGCCGAGAAACGAGACTTTGGCAAATTGTTGTCCGAGGACCGGAAGATTCGCGACATCCTGAAGAAGAAGCTCGAATCGGCGTCCGTGCCAAAGATTCAGATCGAACGCGCCGCGACGCGGTGCCGCATCACGATTTTCACAGCCCGCCCCGGAGTGGTTATCGGCCGGAAAGGCGCGGAGATCGACAAGCTCAAGGAGGAGCTCAGCCGGATGACCGGCAAAGAGGTTTACGTGGACATTCAAGAGATCAAGACGCCCGAACTCGATGCGCAGCTCGTCGCGGAAAACATCGCCTTGCAACTCGAGCGCCGCATTTCTTTCCGGCGCGCCATGAAGAAGGCGGTGCAAACGGCCATGGACTTCGGCGCCGTCGGCATCAAGGTCCGTTGCGCTGGCCGGTTGGGCGGCGCGGAACTGGCGCGCGTCGAATCGTACCACGAGGGCAGCGTGCCGCTGCACACCTTGCGCGCGAATATTGAATACGGATTTGCCGAAGCCCACACGCTGTACGGCAAGCTCGGTATCAAGTGCTGGATTTGCAAGGGCGAGACCAAACCGGAAAAAGCGCTGCCGGCAGC